GTTTCCCTTCCCCCAAACCCCCCTTGCATTGAAGAATAAATGTGTTACAGACATAATTCTACAAACTGCAGTTGGCTTACTCTATCTCCCCTCCGGATGGAAACCTAAAAAACTGAGACCATgacttttcatcttttatcaTAGCCTTCTGCCTTATAGATATTaagcattcaataagtatttgtggtTTTGCTGGATAAATTAGAATTTAAGCTTATTTATTCTTAATCCTAGAGAATACCATATTCTTAGTTTGGCCTATTGTTCCCACCTATCAAATTGTCAAATATTCACTGTAGTATGATGATGCAGATTTAATGAGCACAATATGTAGGACTTAATtcatcaataataaaaatgatgagacaGGCAGAGCTAAGTGCCATCTGGTAACCTGTAGGTAATTGATGAGTTACTATTACCACCGCTTGTAATAACGCTCCCTGCTACCATCTCACACTTAGTAAACTCTTATCAGATGCCAGGAACCACATGAAGctcttttcttatataatttcaCATAATCATTACAAAACCCTATAGAATTAGATTCAGTTATTActtccaatttacagatgaggaaaacgaAACTCAAAGAGTTaattgacttgcccaaggtcacaaagctattCAGGGGTGGAGCTAGACTTTACCCAGAAATCTATTAATTTGCCTTCTTTGAGCTGCTTGTTTAACATCTCTACAAATTCATATatccattcgttcattcattcattcatccagaaTTTGTGGTATACCAGATTCTACTAGTCTCTGAAGATACAGCGGTGAAACAGACAGACATAAGCACTTACTTTTGCCATACTTACTTATATACTTACTTAATTATCTAGTCTGAATACCTGTATTTTGCCCTTATGATCTTTACTGAAATCAGTATATGCTATTTGCTATTGTCTTGATATCATCACCTAGGAAtcaatcctatttttaaaattttgcatgttTGGCATGACTTCTTGGTGAAAACATGCTggatttcattgctttttttcccctgagtatTCACAGAGCATTTTTCTGATAATACATTTAACCTAAATGTTGAACATTTAGGAAATAGTTACTATTGCACATCAATATGGTAGAATGTGACACTGTCATTAAAAATCATGTATCCATAAGAATGGCTCAGGACACAATTGTTCATCATttagtaagtttttttaaagtcagcCAAATACAAAACTTTTCTGTACTATTATCTCATTTTgcatatttagaatatttcatatTATTGAAAACTGAAATCTAAACCTTAAATttgaatacaaaaaatatacataggTATATGTATgcatgaatatgtatatatgaaagaAAGCAGTATTTTGACAATAATTATCTCTATTTGATAAGATTACATATTCTAAgttattatttcatctttatacCTTTATGTACTTGCCAAAATTTCTATACTGCATTGAATTTTATCAGAAATCAATgtcaaggggcatctgggtgtctcagttggttaagcatctaatttttttaaagattttatttatttatttattcatgagagacaaagagcaagagagaggcagagacacaggcagagggagaagcaggctccatgcagggagcctgacgtgggacttgatcctgggactccaggaccatactctgagccaaaggcagatgctcaaccactgagccacccaggcatcccaacgtctgattcttgatttcagctcaggtcatgatgtcaggattgtgagattgagccctgcatcaagatccacactgagtgtggagcctgcttaagattctctctccctctcactctgcccctctccacctcctactcatgtactctctctcactctctaaaaacaaaaatcttactgtgctgtttaataaataaaagaaatattttttaaaaagaaatcaatgttcAGGAATTAATCATCCCTCCCtctattttcactcatttttcttttcttatttttctctcaagttttcaaatattactgATGGCATAATGATTTTCTACAAGCTTGGTCAGTGCCTGGGGTTGTATTCAGCAAGCCTGTCACTTAGATTCCCTGGAAGCAGCTCTCTGTGCTCTATTTTCTCCTCACCTTCCTGACCTTAATTCTATCTCAACCTTGTTGATTCTTCCCTTTCCCGTTGAAGATCATCATCTTTGATTGTGAActagaaacaaaagagaagttgagtatttctaattttctcatcattttagGACCTAAAATACTAaagtgccaggaaaaaaaaaacctataatatccaaaaatcagttcttttaaatatttattttctgtggatgaaatgaaaatatccCAGTTGTTCTGAGAATTTctacttctcttctttcttggaaTTGAAACCTCAGAAGTCAGCacttattatatttttctcaatagCAATGACATGgttttaaatagaataattttgaGCCAGAGAATTGTCAACTTTAAAATGCAATGGAATTGAAATTGAAGTCAATCTATAAAGCAGAAATCATAAGGACTGGGGATTTGGAGAGTGATATGGTGTACCAGGAGGCGGAACAGTATAGCAAAACATTCGACTGAGCTGATTGAGATCTTGGTTCTTATCCTGGCTCTGCCAACTACAAGTGTGACCTGGGCTCCACCTCCCTGGAAACTATTGTCCCAGCTAAGCAAGAGGTCACTGGATGATCCATGAGACCCTCTTCTAGGTCTAGGATTCTatggaaaaaagaacaagagaatggagagggagagaaagagagggaaagaggcccTTGTATTCTATGTACATGTCTGCTCAGGCATCAATTACTAGgcttaaagtagaaaaataatccCCTCTGAGTATCCCAAAGGGATAATGGATATTTTCTACAGGataaggataaaatattttagagaaaacgATATAAAGAGCATGATTACTTTGTGGTGATGGAATGGGTGTGATTTCCTTTTACTGAGATTTCCTGCAGAAGTGTCGTTAATGCTGCAATTATGACAGCCAGGAAAAATTTTGCAAGGTGTGGCTCATGGGAACACTGCATTTAAAATCATGTAACTTTTGTACATTCTTGTTTGAAAgcattgtgttgtttttttttatttaatgatatgaAGCAAGGTAGTATTCACACCAGTATCACAACCTTTGAGGGCAGCTTTGGGACTATTATTTATTAAACTCTACACTATGcagtttttataattattctcaTATACATTTCATAGCAACCATACCTAAAATGGGGGGAAAAGTAAAGATCAGATTAGATAAGTACTTTGCCCATGGTTAACATCAGAGAGTCAAAATGGTTATCTAACTTCAAAACTCATGttctttttcctgcctcttgcaagaattttcccatttaaaagaaaaatgcaaatgtgcAAGCTGTTTCTGTATAATGTTTACACACTACATGGTAACAAATTATTAATAGTCTCGTTtcacctctctccccctccttgtcATTTACGGCAATGTTTACCTCCACTTCTCTTTTTATAGGATTACTTCTGATCAGTTCAACACACATTTGTTGAGAACTTAGTATTTGCCATAGATAAGCACTAggaacacaaagataaataattcaaaaCCTCTGGCCTCAAAAAGAGTTAGGGGTTAGGCAGTTAATGAATGTGGAAGCGTTTTGTAAActgaaaagcattttataaattcaaGGCATTGTTGTTACTGCTCTTAGTAACagcaattattgttattttagcAGATAGGACCTAGATGAAGTTTGATGTCCACTTGTTCTTAAAACATCTCCACTAAAAATACAGCAACAACCTAGAGCAATCAATAGAGGCAGTCTTGAGTAATTTGACACTTTCAGTCAAATGATTTAATGATCCCAGCTATTAACTTCAAAGGTAattctttgctatcaacttgctATTAACCAGCAAGCTGGTGATATAGTATGGCAAAAGCTAATCTTGCCATCCTGTGTTTcccccttcttttatttattatttattatttattatttatttatttatttatttatattcaattcattaacatataatgtattatggatttcagaggtagaggttagtgattcaacagtgctcattacatcctgtgccctccttaacatccatcacccagttaccctgtcacCACACCCCACTCCCCTtcatcaactctcagtttgtttcctataattaagagtctcttatggtttgttccCCCTGCTACCATTGGAATAGCACAAGGGATCAACTTCCtaggaaagaaatggagacatCTTTTCTCCACTCCAGAAGTATGTAaggggatttattttctttttccatccccATGTATCCTCTCAAACTCACTACCCTGGGAGGACTTGATAACTGTGCATTCTGAGGCATGTTTTATTTGGATAATTGAAAAGTTACAGATGCTTCCAAAGTAATCTTCcatattattgttttctttaaaagcaatATGTTTAAATCAAATAGCTTTAGAAAGTTCGTTTGTAGATTTTAGAAATCTGTTTGATACTGATACTTTACAATCAATAAGCATATGTAAGAGAATATGAGAGAATCCCCAGGAAATTTAGCTACTTTCCGGGCTACAAACAatcatgtctctcttttttttctaggacAATCCATTTTTTGATCTGCACTTCAAGAAAGTGTACAGTTTGGAAGCATATAGTTGTGCTTCTAAATATGCCTTTGCTCGAACTGTAAATAAGCTGAATCATGCATATCTTAAGAAGGACTTACAGATTGTGAATTTTGATTCTACTTACATTAATGATGATTCTATTTGGTCCTCCAACAACAAAGATTGTTTGGTTCTTATGAGAATATGCTTTTATGCTTTCAATCTGGTGTGCTTGTCCCTGTGTCCCCTGCCACTCTGAAGATGTATACCATGTTCCTTCATCAGTGTTCTATGAAAATGGTTCCCTAGATAAATATCAATAGTCATGATTTCGTTTTTTCCTTCATCAATGACTATTATTTATATGACAATAAAGTGATGCTTTGTGAATTGCAGTGAAATGTGTTTTAATGCAAATATTGcattcatggataggaagaagtaatattgtcaagatgtctgtactacccaaagcaatctacagattcaatgcaatctctgtTAAAATCCCAACAGcttttttttagcagaaatggaaaagtcagCCCTCAAAATGATATGGAATTCCAAGGGTGCCAGAATAGCCAAACAATCTTAAAACAGAAGTACAAAGCTGAAGCACTCACATCTCCcaacttcaaaacttactataaagctacagtaatcaaaacagtgtggtattggcataaggatAGCCATATAGGCCAATGGGATAGaattgagagttcagaaataaatctaaacatctatttttgacaagggtgccaaattcattcaaagaggaaaaaataatctcttcaacaaatggtactagaaCAACTGGATATGCCCAAGTAGAGGAATGAAGcccctatcttacaccatacacaaaaatcaacttaaaatgaattaaagacttaaatgtgagacctgacaccataaaattcctagaagaaaatacaggggtAAATCTTCaggaccttggatttggcaatggatttttatcataacaaaagcatgggcaacaaaagaaaaaaacagattggacttcatcaaaattgctTTTGTATCAAAGGAcattattaaaaaagtaaaaaacaaacctacagagtgggagaaaatatttgcaagtcatgtGCCTGATAAGAGTTTAATAACCAGAGTATGTAAataactcctacaactcagtatcaaaaagacaacccaattcaaaaatgactcaaatagacatttctccaaagaaggtatagaataaacacaagaaaagatactcagcatcattagtcacaGGAAATACAAGATAAAACCATAAGGAGATACCTcttcacacctactaggatggctttaaaaacaaaaataaaaacagaaaatgacaagtACTATCTAAGATGCAGAGGATTGGAGCCCTTAtatgttgttggtgggaatgtaaaatggtacagtcactatagaaaataatttcacatttccTCCAAAAGCTAAACACCGAAttaccaaatgacccagcaatttcactcctaagtATATACTCAAGGGAGTTGAAAACAGGGGCTTGAATAGTTGTTTGCACACCAacattcattgtagcattattcacaacagtcaaaagatggaaacaaccccaATATCCATAAACATGAATGGAGACACTAAATGTGGTCTATCCCTACAGTGGAATATTTTTCTGTTGCAAAAATCAGTGATGTTCTGATACATGCCACAACATAGATGAATGTTGAaaatgtgctaagtgaaatatcagacacagaagaacaaatattgcatgattctacttacatAAAGTATATAGAataggcaaatcaagaaacagaaagtaggTAGGAGGTTACCAGGGACTGGAAGAAGGCAAAAATGGGGAGTTGTTGCTGAATGGtttacagagtttctgtttgggatgaagaaaaagattgaaataGATGGTAGTCATGGCTGCACAGCATTGTGCATATAattaataccactgaattgtatgtTTACAGTATGatcaaaaaaatgttatatatattttaccaccatgagaagtaataataatgtaatatgctaaaagtcactgaattgtacactttgaatgaattgtatggtatgtaaattatatctcaataaagctgttaaaaaggACTACATTTAATCTACTAGAAGtctactagaagaaaacatgagtgaatttttttataaactgAGATTGGGAAAAACTGCTACCTATCACTTAaattgagaaataataaagaaaaaagtgattaatTTAACTACGTAAATATAAGATGACTTTGCATgaaaaaatactataaagaatCAAACAACAAATGACAAACCTGGAAAACACGCAAACAtactaatatttttcataaatggagTTCTCTTTAACTTGAGGGGTTAAAAAGACCAacaatacaggggcacctgggtagctcagttggttaagcatccaactcttggtttcagctcaggtcatgatcttaggatcatgggatcgagctccacatcccactccatgctcagtgtagagtctgcttaagtttctctccctctctcttttcctctgctcctccccgctgctctctctctctaaaatatataaataaatcttttttaaaaagaccaacaaTGCAATTTGctaaaaaattaagatgatatGAACAGACATGTCATTAAAAAGAATTGCAAATGacatttaaacatatgaaaagatatttaaacttGCCcataagagaaatttaaattaaatctacAATATAACCCTGTTTCTCATCTATTAGATAggcaaaaattcaaaactttaaCAATATCTCACTGGAAGTGGAAAAATGGGTCTTCTCATTCATTGCTATTGGAAATGCAAAAGGGTACAAATCCTGTAGGAGAGGAATTTGACAATATCTTGcaaaactacatatatatttactctttgactcagcaatttatttttttcctagaattctATCCAAAGatattttagcaaaaatataGAATGACACATGCACAGGCATGTGACATTGTTTATAAGAGCAAAACATTTCAAATAGCTCAAATATTCATCAtttgaatattataatatatattataatataatatatgaatGGAATAATCTATAGCACAAACACATAATAGAGTACCATGCTGCAgtacaaaatggaaaatagtgAAGGTGCCAGGTATGCCCCGATTGGAGGCTGTTGGCATGGGAAGCTGTAGGTGGGCTAACTAGAAGTCGGGTATCCTAGGTGATTGGTTAAAGATATACATTTGGCTTTCTCCAGTAGGTCCTAAGTTAGAAGTGGGGGCCAAAATTAGGGAAGTTGTCAATTATTAATCAAGTCCAGGCCATTTGAACCAGGCTATTTGACTTTCTAGACGGGGTGCTAAATAGTCCAAGCTATTTGACTTTCTAGGCTGATTGTTACACATAGTAGTTTGACTTCCTGGATTGGTTATTGCACATAGTAGGTTGGCTTCCTAAGCTGACTGCTGCAGGTTGTGGGTCAGAGTTCTTTCTCTGCATGTAGTTTGGTCACGGTTCATTTGCATATTCAGAAATATCTTAATCATGGTGGTGGTCACATGGCTATTCTTGTCAAAAATCCACTGAACTTACACCCTATTCTGAAGTTTAGTTGTTAATAGTATCGGTAATGTTATTTCGACACAATTAAATCATGTATCGTAAGATAAAGCATATGTTATCATGTTGATGTCATTATAAACTGAGATTTCAGGtttaagagagagaatacacaataataaaatcaaataaattaacgCCTTGAAGGagtaaatttaattgaaaatattaatataaactcgccttttaaaaaataagcatgcaTCATGAGCAACAAGCATCTGAGCTTTCAAGAGTCATCTATAAATGCTATTCTTTATTGAAAAGAATGTAGATTGCTTAGAGAAATTACTGATTCTAGGCCTGCGGCAGAAAATGTACAAGATGAACATGGGACATCCCCAGATACCAAGAAGAAAGGAAGCTATCAAAGTTGATTGGTATCCGTCAAAAGACACAGGAGCCAATTTGAAGTAGCTCTCATGCCTAAGATGGAGAAATCCAAGCATTACAAAGAAAATGTCTTATAGAATGAAACACAGCAAATATACATAAGTCCATGAATTTCATAATACTAAAAATCTCATTTGTCATCACTGGAACAtctaaaaattgataaataaaagaaagactcAAGCATGTATCTTGCCTATTCTGTAGGAACTCTATTCCAGAgaagatttaaagaagaattccaaataacaaATGCAGTAGGAATGATAAAACTAGAAAGTTGTCATTTGGCAATTTCCAATGAAATAATGGATTTAAGCAACAATTGTCAGCAAATGCTAAAACCATTAGGGGAAAATTTATGGGGAACTTTATAATGGAAGGACCAGGCTGACACTACTTGAACCCAAGCAATCTTAGTATCACTAAAAGCAAGTCAGCCAGCTTGAAGTGCTCATGAGGTGATGAAGTAAGCACCCAGCACCACCAATGAAGGAGTCTTACTAAAAAATGAACCTGAACCTAATCAATCTTTTAGGTCTAACCACTGAGTTTCAGGAAATGTGGAGAATGAAGGAATAAGCTAAATGACACCCAAATACAGAATGCGAAATTCTACAGCACCAGtgattctgtttctctaacaaatcatttttttttttaaagcatggagggtggggaggagcactgtttattattatcttatttcttaaaagagaCTGCAAAGCATCCAAATACTGTATGTGGCCTGGTTTGAACCCTGATTTGAATATGCCAAATATAAAAAGACAGTTTTGAAACAGGGAGATATGAATTTGTAGAGTATTAGATATTAAGGAGTGAGTTATTAATTTTGTTAAGTGTGATAAGGATGTGGTGGgtatgttttattaaaaacataaattagatAAGATAGATTCTGGGATATTTGTTGGTAATATGTCATTAAGTATggattaattttcaaatactccaaggagaaaaaaacagaataaaaaataggtTTGGCACAGTCATTATCAAGAATGAATGATGAATCCATGAGAGTTAATTATACCAGTCTActtttgtgtacatttttaatttttcataatgaaacatttaaaaatacctgcATCTATCATCCTGAAACAAAAGTTGAAGATCCTTTTGAAATACCATTGTCCTATAAAAGAAGCCAGAGTTCCTTGAGAAGGGCTGGGCAGGGAAAATACTAGATAAGACCAGAACATCTTGTTGTGCTAAAGGATAAGgaagcactcaaaaaaaaaaaaaaaaaaaaaaaagcacagatgaGGGAAAAGACTCAGGAGACAACTTGAAATAGCTCCCAATGGCCAGAGCTGGAACAGTTTGAGCAAAACTAATAATGGAAGTATTGGAACACAACCCAAAGaataaataccagaaaaaaaaaaagaaatgaagtaaatatGAGCACATactgataaaaatgaatgagtgagggGAGAAGGGATGACTCTTCCTTTCAGTATAATTCCACATAATAAAAGCAGAAGGAATGAGGaaaactaataaatgtagaaaaatgagagaaatcaaaAATCACCATTAAAACAcctcacagtaaaaaaaaaaaaaaaaaaaaaaaaccacagtaatAATTGCTACAGGCAGGATCAACAGATGGAAGCCAAAATTAGTGAGttcaagtttaaaaagaaatacgATGTTTTCATACCCTCAGAGTGTTtcccttaaaatatttgttgactaaaaaagggggaaaagtagTAACTTTGCAGTGGCAGATACCTGATAGACACTCCCTTAACCAGGGGATCAAGGTGAACATCACCAGCAGTAATGGGATGTATCAATATTGTGTACCCCCTGACATGATGCACAGAGAAAAGCACATAACCTCTGCAGTATTCTTATCCAAAATCCGTAGCCTTattctaatcatgagaaaac
This Canis lupus dingo isolate Sandy chromosome 13, ASM325472v2, whole genome shotgun sequence DNA region includes the following protein-coding sequences:
- the EXOC1L gene encoding exocyst complex component 1-like isoform X1; this translates as MSSLVKEDLEKKLFKPLSQNLYEFIEIEFSVQDRYYLCVSVTKNEEVKIIMVKHYRIGLDEKYEVTKKWSLNDLQMIDGKEADTDNPFFDLHFKKVYSLEAYSCASKYAFARTVNKLNHAYLKKDLQIVNFDSTYINDDSIWSSNNKDCLVLMRICFYAFNLVCLSLCPLPL
- the EXOC1L gene encoding exocyst complex component 1-like isoform X2 translates to MVKHYRIGLDEKYEVTKKWSLNDLQMIDGKEADTDNPFFDLHFKKVYSLEAYSCASKYAFARTVNKLNHAYLKKDLQIVNFDSTYINDDSIWSSNNKDCLVLMRICFYAFNLVCLSLCPLPL